From Clarias gariepinus isolate MV-2021 ecotype Netherlands chromosome 2, CGAR_prim_01v2, whole genome shotgun sequence, one genomic window encodes:
- the twf1a gene encoding twinfilin-1a, producing MSHQTGIQASAEVKDIFAKARNGDYRLLKIVIKDEQLALGDTKRASQSWEQDYNSLVLPLLDKDLPCYVLYRLDSTNSQGHEWIFIAWSPDHSPVRHKMLYAATRATVKKEFGGGHIKDEIFGTVKDDISLSGYKKYLTSQAAPLPLSAAEEELRQIKLREVQTDISVDTKQQTLQGVAFPLHGEAMQALQKFKDKTFNYVQLKIDFDKELIMLSNTELTELKDLPKRIPKDAARYHFFLYKHTHEGDRLESIVFIYSMPGYSCSIKERMLYSSCKNPLIDMVENKLQMEVEKKLEIDNGEELTADFLYEEVHPKQHAHKQAFAKPKGPAGRRGDRRITRHPGDGEEADD from the exons ATGTCCCATCAAACTGGAATTCAAG CTTCTGCGGAGGTGAAAGACATATTTGCCAAAGCCAGGAATGGAGATTATAGACTTCTGAAGATTGTGATCAAAGATG aACAGCTAGCGCTCGGTGACACCAAGCGAGCATCTCAGAGCTGGGAGCAAGACTATAATTCCTTAGTTCTTCCTCTTCTGGATAAGGATCTACCATGCTACGTTTTATACAGACTGGACTCTACTAACAGTCAAGGACACGAGTGGATTTTCATCGCCTGGTCCCCAGACCACTCTCCT GTGAGACATAAAATGCTTTATGCTGCTACCAGGGCTACAGTGAAGAAGGAGTTTGGGGGTGGACATATTAAAGATGAAATATTTGGTACTGTTAAG GATGACATTTCTCTGAGCGGTTACAAGAAGTACCTCACGTCCCAGGCTGCACCCCTTCCACTGTCTGCTGCTGAGGAGGAACTGCGCCAGATTAAGCTCAGAGAG GTGCAGACTGACATCAGCGTGGACACCAAGCAGCAGACGCTGCAGGGTGTGGCTTTCCCCTTGCATGGGGAAGCCATGCAGGCTTTGCAGAAATTCAAGGACAAGACGTTCAACTACGTCCAGCTG AAAATTGATTTTGACAAGGAGCTCATCATGCTCTCGAACACTGAGCTGACAGAACTGAAAGATTTACCCAAGAGGATTCCTAAAGATGCTGCACGCTACCACTTCTTcctctacaaacacacacatgagggAGACCGTCTGGAGTCTATAG TGTTTATTTACTCGATGCCTGGTTACAGCTGCAGTATCAAAGAGAGGATGCTTTATTCTAGCTGTAAGAATCCCCTAATAGACATGGTGGAGAACAAACTGCAAATGGAAGTAGAGAAAAAG CTGGAAATCGATAACGGGGAGGAACTGACAGCTGACTTCCTGTATGAAGAGGTGCACCCCAAACAGCATGCGCACAAACAGGCGTTCGCTAAACCCAAAGGTCCTGCTGGAAGGAGAGGCGATCGCAGGATCACTCGACACCCAGGAGACGGCGAGGAGGCTGATGATTAA